A section of the Drosophila willistoni isolate 14030-0811.24 chromosome XR unlocalized genomic scaffold, UCI_dwil_1.1 Seg106, whole genome shotgun sequence genome encodes:
- the LOC6651905 gene encoding echinoderm microtubule-associated protein-like CG42247 isoform X3, which produces MWYASPGNQGWGSKPASRKPSIMEADLGTLSTTSGSIKRSAGRVIRIINNLDHSVQCRVLLNLRTSQPFEEVLEDLGQVLKINGAKKMYTGTGQEVRSFSQLRNEFADVDTFYLATGTALIAGSPIRRSRSRPSVVAAAPIIPTDELPKVPLRGARPRSKSRPRILYAPESEILRPNGEYSMLDIMKEEPSKVTIRGLRRTFYPPLHHAPADNSPPDKKLQLQWVHGYRGIDARRNLWVLPSGELLYYVAAVAVLFDRDEDTQRHYVGHTEDIMCMDVHPSRELVASGQKAGRDRKSQAHVRIWSTESLQTLYVFGMGELDTGVTAVAFSQLNGGSYILAVDSGRESILSVWQWQWGHLLGKVATLQEGLSGAAFHPLDDNLIITHGRGHLAFWHRRKDGFFERTDIVKQPSRSHVTSVQFEPDGDVITADSDGFITIYSVDSDGAYFVRTEFEAHNKGIGCLIMLGEGTLLSGGEKDRKIAAWDSLQNYKKIADTKLPEAAGGVRTIYPQRPGRNDGNIYVGTTRNNILEGSLQRRFTQVVFGHGRQLWGLAAHPDDELYATAGHDKHVALWRKNKLIWTIQTGYECVALAFHPFGTLAAGSTEGHLLVINCDNGAVMLTLRVCGSPLNCVAYNQVGDMIAMGSQNGSIYLFRVSRDGFSYKKVNKIRGSQPLTHLDWSMDGNFVQTVTIDFDLLFWDAKSLSPERSPIAMKDVKWLTSNCTVGFLVAGQWSNRYYSSTTTIVATCSRSAAHDMLASGDAEGYLRLFRYPCISPRAEFHESKVYSGMLACARFLCGDHTLITVGGTDASLMVWDIVEE; this is translated from the exons TGTCGCGTTTTGTTAAACCTACGCACCTCTCAACCATTTGAGGAAGTGCTTGAGGATTTGGGTCAAGTGTTAAAAATTAAcggagcaaaaaaaatgtatacagGCACAGGCCAGGAG GTACGCAGTTTTTCTCAACTCCGCAATGAATTCGCCGATGTGGACACATTCTATTTAGCCACAGGAACAGCTCTGATTGCTGGTTCGCCTATACGTAGATCGCGGTCACGTCCTTCGGTAGTTGCGGCCGCACCCATAATTCCCACGGACGAATTGCCCAAAGTGCCGTTGCGAGGTGCGCGTCCACGCAGCAAGAGTCGTCCACGGATATTGTATGCCCCAGAGAGTGAGATTTTACGACCAAATGGGGAATACTCTATGTTGGACATAATGAAGGAAGAGCCAAGTAAGGTGACCATACGTGGACTGCGACGCACCTTTTATCCGCCCTTACACCATGCACCGGCTGATAATTCACCGCCCGATAAAAAACTGCAATTGCAGTGGGT TCATGGTTACCGTGGAATTGACGCACGTCGCAATCTATGGGTATTGCCTTCTGGAGAACTTCTCTACTATGTGGCCGCTGTGGCAGTTCTATTCGATCGGGACGAAGATACCCAGCGTCATTATGTAGGCCACACCGAAGACATTATGTg CATGGATGTGCATCCCTCACGAGAGCTGGTGGCTTCCGGTCAAAAAGCAGGTCGCGATCGAAAATCACAGGCACACGTTCGCATTTGGAGTACTGAATCGCTGCAAACCCTATATGTTTTCGGTATGGGAGAACTAGATACCGGAGTTACAGCTGTAGCCTTTTCGCAGTTG AACGGAGGCAGTTATATTCTTGCTGTTGACAGCGGCCGGGAGAGCATATTGTCTGtttggcaatggcaatggggTCACCTGCTGGGCAAAGTGGCT ACTCTGCAAGAGGGCTTATCGGGGGCTGCTTTTCATCCCCTCGATGATAATCTTATTATCACTCATGGTCGTGGGCACTTGGCATTCTGGCATCGCCGCAAAGATGGTTTCTTTGAACGTACAGATATTGTTAAGCAGCCTTCACGTTCACATGTAACCAGCGTGCAATTTGAGCCAGATGGCGATGTTATAACAGCGGATTCGGATGGTTTTATTACCATATACTCGGTGGACTCTGATGGCGCCTACTTTGTGCGCACAGAATTCGAGGCACACAATAAAGGCATCGGTTGTCTTATTATGCTAGGTGAGGGCACTCTGCTTTCAGGTGGTGAAAAGGATCGGAAAATAGCCGCATGGGATTCCTTACAGAACTACAAGAAGATAGCCGATACAAAG CTTCCCGAAGCCGCTGGTGGAGTGAGAACCATCTATCCACAGCGTCCTGGCCGCAATGATGGCAACATCTACGTGGGCACCACCCGCAATAATATTCTAGAAGGCTCTTTACAGCGTCGCTTCACGCAGGTTGTGTTCGGGCACGGTCGTCAACTTTGGGGGTTAGCCGCTCATCCTGATGATGAACTGTATGCCACAGCTGGCCATGATAAGCATGTGGCCCTGTGGCGAAAGAATAAACTAATTTGGACCATTCAAACTGGTTATGAGTGTGTTGCATTGGCTTTTCATCCGTTTGGCACTCTGGCTGCGGGCAGCACTGAGGGTCATCTGTTGGTTATCAATTGTGACAACGGAGCTGTGATGTTGACGCTTCGTGTTTGTGGATCACCCCTCAATTGCGTGGCTTACAATCAGG ttGGCGACATGATCGCTATGGGTTCGCAAAATGGCAGCATTTACCTCTTTCGCGTCTCACGAGATGGTTTCTCATATAAGAAGGTCAACAAAATACGCGGTTCCCAGCCTCTCACGCATCTCGATTGGAGCATGGATGGAAATTTCGTGCAGACAGTGACTATTGATTTCGATTTACTATTTTGGGACGCCAAGTCACTGTCACCCGAACGTAGCCCCATTGCCATGAAGGATGTCAAATGGCTGACCAGCAACTGTACAGTGGGCTTTTTAGTGGCTGGACAGTGGAGTAATCGTTATTATAGCAGCACTACTACAATTGTAGCCACTTGCAGTCGATCAGCTGCCCATGACATGTTAGCCTCAGGTGATGCTGAAGGATATTTGCGCTTGTTcag ATATCCTTGCATCTCGCCACGTGCTGAGTTCCATGAGTCAAAAGTTTATTCTGGAATGCTGGCTTGCGCTCGTTTTCTATGCGGCGATCACACCCTAATCACTGTAGGCGGCACTGATGCTTCCCTAATGGTCTGGGACATTGTTGAGGAATAA